A genomic segment from Bacteroidales bacterium encodes:
- a CDS encoding helix-turn-helix transcriptional regulator, giving the protein MIERIKQIMDNYELTAANLADILEIERSGISHILSGRNNPSLSFITKILENFPEISPDWLLFGTEPKLRNTLGEIVKSVDNKEVISEKKDDKIEAPAIINEEENKTIIKSNENCNSSVENSKLSSKTERIIIFYDNKTFKEYLPS; this is encoded by the coding sequence ATGATAGAAAGAATTAAACAAATAATGGATAATTATGAATTAACAGCAGCTAATTTAGCTGATATATTAGAAATAGAGCGTTCCGGTATTTCTCATATATTGTCAGGAAGAAATAATCCTAGCTTATCTTTTATAACTAAAATTCTTGAAAATTTTCCAGAAATTAGCCCTGATTGGTTATTATTTGGTACAGAACCTAAGTTAAGAAATACTTTAGGTGAAATAGTTAAAAGTGTTGATAATAAGGAAGTTATAAGTGAGAAAAAAGATGATAAAATTGAGGCTCCAGCCATTATCAACGAGGAAGAAAATAAAACTATTATAAAATCTAATGAAAATTGTAACTCTAGTGTTGAAAATAGTAAATTAAGTTCAAAAACTGAAAGAATAATTATTTTTTATGATAATAAAACCTTCAAAGAATATTTGCCTAGTTAA
- a CDS encoding histidinol-phosphatase yields MKTKLSILLSLIVFTFVAQAQEISNGVMHFSEQHRPIYREIINIPDVNGYKVLKCDFHTHTVFSDGYVWPNIRAQEAWEEGLDAIALTEHIEYHPYKDYIEINHNRSHELIENVSKRNNVILIKGAEITRQTPPGHFNAIFIGDASSYIEDNASEKDLEAVMKAADQKAFIFWNHPGWRTNIEGSYEWLPFLEDLHKKNALHGIEVVNGFWFYMKALDWCVDKNLAVIGTSDIHNLVGHDYDRNNNVHRSMTLVMAKERTAESIREALEAGRTVAWASKYLVGKEENVRNLFNACVKLLPSHFSQENRNGVKMNYYEIQNNSDLHFELELKSGKGTKKITLYPMSSQLISAETGQKSLSYDVTNAYVRSDKNLNVSFNLK; encoded by the coding sequence ATGAAAACAAAATTATCTATTCTATTATCGCTTATCGTTTTTACTTTCGTGGCTCAAGCTCAGGAAATTAGCAATGGAGTGATGCATTTTAGCGAACAACACAGACCTATTTATAGAGAAATAATAAATATTCCTGATGTAAATGGTTACAAAGTATTAAAATGTGATTTTCATACTCACACTGTGTTTTCTGATGGATACGTGTGGCCTAATATTCGTGCTCAAGAAGCGTGGGAAGAAGGATTAGATGCAATAGCTCTAACAGAACACATTGAATATCATCCTTATAAAGATTATATAGAAATAAATCATAATCGCTCGCACGAACTCATTGAAAATGTTTCTAAAAGAAACAATGTTATTTTGATAAAGGGAGCAGAAATAACGCGACAAACTCCTCCAGGGCATTTCAATGCTATTTTTATAGGCGATGCTTCTTCTTATATCGAAGATAATGCTTCTGAAAAAGATTTGGAAGCTGTAATGAAAGCCGCTGACCAGAAAGCGTTTATTTTTTGGAATCACCCGGGTTGGAGAACAAATATTGAAGGTTCGTATGAATGGCTGCCTTTCTTAGAAGATTTACACAAGAAAAATGCACTGCACGGAATTGAAGTTGTTAACGGATTTTGGTTCTACATGAAAGCTCTTGACTGGTGTGTAGATAAAAATCTAGCTGTAATTGGAACTTCTGATATTCACAATCTTGTTGGGCATGATTACGATAGAAACAATAATGTTCATCGCTCAATGACTCTTGTTATGGCTAAAGAGAGGACAGCAGAATCTATCCGAGAAGCATTAGAAGCAGGAAGAACTGTTGCTTGGGCAAGTAAGTATTTGGTAGGGAAAGAAGAAAATGTTAGAAATCTTTTTAATGCTTGTGTAAAATTGTTGCCAAGCCATTTTAGCCAAGAAAACAGAAATGGAGTAAAAATGAACTATTACGAAATTCAAAATAACAGCGATTTGCATTTTGAATTAGAACTCAAGTCGGGCAAGGGTACTAAGAAAATAACACTTTATCCAATGTCTTCACAACTTATTTCTGCTGAAACTGGGCAAAAGTCCTTATCTTATGATGTAACTAATGCTTATGTTAGAAGTGATAAAAATCTCAATGTAAGTTTTAATTTGAAATAG